Proteins encoded together in one Desulfovibrio sp. UCD-KL4C window:
- a CDS encoding transposase, with amino-acid sequence MKQWSRVEACLKNPYLTPDNNVAENAIHPFATDRKNWLFSGYPRGAKSSATIYSLIETAKANGLNPYEY; translated from the coding sequence CTGAAGCAATGGTCCCGTGTTGAAGCCTGCCTTAAGAATCCATATCTCACGCCCGATAATAATGTTGCTGAAAATGCAATCCACCCATTCGCCACCGATCGCAAAAACTGGCTGTTCTCCGGTTATCCTCGAGGAGCAAAATCTAGTGCGACAATATACAGCCTGATCGAAACCGCAAAAGCAAATGGTCTCAATCCCTACGAATATTAG